In the Paenibacillus sp. FSL H7-0357 genome, one interval contains:
- a CDS encoding ABC transporter substrate-binding protein — protein sequence MLKKNRLIMLALVLTFVMILSACGGGKNNANAPAQATNNASESAEPGSDTTGGSDTSGAIDTSKEVKLKMIFVGPKPVDYDIVFAEINKKLKEKINATVEGEFLDWSDWAQKYPLKLAADEDFDLIYSANWAGYNDQALKGGFLELTDELLTKYMPQTMAAMSDVGWDQAKVNGKLYMVPQNRGESVEKLILYREDLRKKHNLPEINSPETYATYLKAIAQNEKGVSPFTPETGDWKFHNLDRVLLKQQNEWNMFDLDLPFAFKLTDEKGQIFNVYETQEFKDLLVYYKDLADNNAWSKNVLNSKNDHQADFKAGKTASITHNNGTLGALMALMRQENSPYEVALADINQGKKKSVAISTQNGTSVHATSENPERSLMLIDLMQNDKELHDLMMYGVSGVHYEAVGDDKYKATAKNANFTGFSNWSFNSPLNRDNEAFPQEISDLVNGWEAKEVYHYPLETFVFDNSKVKTQIANIGNVMLRYAVPLEYGVIDDIDKGLAELNKQLKSAGIDKIQAELQAQIDAFLANK from the coding sequence ATGCTGAAGAAAAATAGATTGATCATGTTGGCGCTCGTTTTAACCTTCGTAATGATTTTGAGTGCATGCGGCGGCGGAAAGAACAATGCCAATGCACCTGCTCAGGCTACTAACAATGCATCAGAGTCAGCAGAGCCAGGCAGCGATACGACAGGCGGCTCAGACACCTCAGGCGCCATTGATACCTCCAAAGAAGTGAAGCTGAAAATGATTTTTGTGGGTCCCAAACCTGTAGACTATGATATCGTGTTTGCTGAAATTAATAAAAAGCTGAAAGAAAAAATTAATGCCACGGTCGAAGGCGAATTCCTGGACTGGTCTGACTGGGCGCAAAAATATCCACTGAAGCTGGCGGCGGATGAAGATTTTGACCTCATCTATTCAGCAAACTGGGCCGGCTACAATGATCAGGCGCTGAAAGGCGGCTTCCTGGAATTGACCGATGAGCTGCTTACCAAATATATGCCGCAAACGATGGCTGCGATGTCTGATGTGGGCTGGGATCAGGCGAAAGTAAACGGAAAACTGTACATGGTTCCGCAAAACAGAGGGGAGTCCGTTGAAAAGCTGATTTTGTATCGTGAAGATTTGCGTAAGAAACACAATCTGCCAGAAATCAACAGCCCGGAAACCTATGCTACTTATTTGAAAGCGATAGCACAAAACGAGAAGGGCGTATCGCCTTTCACTCCGGAAACAGGGGACTGGAAATTTCATAATTTGGACCGCGTCTTGCTGAAGCAGCAAAATGAATGGAATATGTTTGATCTCGACCTTCCATTTGCCTTTAAATTGACGGATGAAAAAGGGCAAATCTTTAACGTATATGAAACGCAAGAGTTCAAAGATCTGCTCGTGTATTACAAGGACCTTGCCGATAACAATGCATGGTCGAAGAACGTTCTGAACAGCAAAAACGATCATCAGGCGGATTTTAAAGCAGGCAAAACGGCATCGATTACGCACAACAACGGAACGCTTGGAGCCCTCATGGCTTTAATGCGCCAAGAAAATTCTCCTTATGAAGTAGCACTGGCCGACATCAACCAAGGCAAGAAAAAATCGGTAGCTATTTCTACACAAAACGGTACGTCGGTCCATGCAACTTCCGAGAATCCGGAACGTTCCCTGATGTTAATCGATCTGATGCAAAATGATAAAGAACTGCATGATCTGATGATGTACGGCGTAAGCGGTGTACACTATGAAGCGGTGGGCGACGACAAATATAAAGCAACCGCTAAAAATGCCAACTTTACCGGCTTCTCGAACTGGAGCTTCAACTCGCCGCTCAACCGTGACAATGAAGCCTTCCCGCAAGAAATTTCCGATCTGGTGAATGGCTGGGAAGCAAAAGAAGTCTACCATTATCCGCTTGAAACGTTTGTATTCGACAACAGCAAAGTGAAAACGCAAATCGCCAACATAGGCAATGTGATGCTCCGCTATGCGGTTCCGCTTGAGTACGGCGTAATTGATGATATCGACAAAGGCCTTGCAGAGCTGAACAAGCAACTGAAATCGGCTGGCATTGATAAAATCCAAGCTGAACTGCAAGCTCAAATTGATGCTTTCTTGGCAAACAAGTAA
- a CDS encoding carbohydrate ABC transporter permease, whose translation MKQLDRKIFSGIGYVSLIFLAILCIFPFVLVVSSSFTEENKIITEGYQFIPTAFSTEAYSILFKYPEQMIQAYLVTIAVTIIGTLLGLFLTSMTAYALSRKDFKWRNKFSFFFFFTTLFSGGLVPWYLLMVNYLDMKDTLAALVIPMMLNVFYIIVMKSFMGSIPEAIVESAKIDGAGDFKIYARLILPLSKPALATIGLFLALAYWNDWYNALLFISNENLMPLQYYLYKMLGNMDGMRKAMMGAGAVVTTSIPTESLKMAMTVVATGPILLAYPFVQKYFVQGLTIGAVKG comes from the coding sequence ATGAAGCAGCTCGATCGTAAAATATTCTCAGGTATTGGTTATGTATCCCTGATTTTTCTCGCGATTTTATGTATTTTTCCCTTTGTGCTTGTCGTATCGTCATCCTTTACGGAAGAAAATAAAATCATAACGGAAGGCTATCAATTTATACCGACTGCATTTTCTACGGAAGCCTACAGTATTTTGTTTAAGTATCCCGAGCAAATGATTCAGGCCTACTTGGTGACAATAGCTGTTACGATAATAGGCACGCTTCTGGGCTTATTTCTGACCTCGATGACCGCTTACGCGCTGTCCAGAAAAGATTTCAAGTGGCGCAACAAGTTTTCCTTCTTCTTCTTCTTTACGACTTTGTTTAGTGGCGGGCTGGTCCCGTGGTATCTGCTTATGGTCAACTACCTGGATATGAAGGATACTCTGGCGGCCTTAGTGATTCCAATGATGCTCAACGTCTTCTATATCATTGTCATGAAGTCCTTTATGGGCAGCATTCCGGAAGCGATTGTAGAATCGGCCAAAATTGACGGCGCAGGCGACTTCAAGATCTATGCTCGTCTAATCCTGCCGCTCTCTAAACCGGCGCTTGCTACAATCGGATTGTTCCTTGCACTTGCCTATTGGAACGACTGGTACAACGCGCTGCTATTTATATCCAATGAAAACCTGATGCCGCTCCAATATTATTTATATAAAATGCTTGGCAATATGGATGGCATGCGAAAAGCTATGATGGGTGCGGGAGCCGTCGTAACTACTTCGATTCCGACCGAAAGCTTGAAGATGGCGATGACGGTTGTAGCAACCGGTCCAATTCTGCTAGCTTATCCATTCGTACAGAAGTACTTCGTCCAAGGCTTGACGATTGGCGCTGTGAAAGGGTGA
- a CDS encoding ABC transporter permease yields the protein MKGHTFWSDLKNYRVLLLMLAPAVAFFLLFAYIPMAGIIIAFKHYDYAGGIFGSAWNGLDNFRFFFESGDAWRVTRNTALYNIAFIIVNNSLQIFAAIMLFEVGGKWFRKITQSALFLPYFISWVVVGAIAYNLLNYDIGTVNALLRGLGLEPVDIYNTPSYWPYILVLVSAWKGLGYGTVMYLAAITGIDTEMYEAAEIDGANIFQRIMKVTIPNLYPTIIILVLLAVGNIFRGDFGMFYNMIGNNGLLFSSTDVIDTFVFRSLITSNDIGMSAAAGVFQSVLGFVTIMTVNFAVRKYDKDRALF from the coding sequence ATGAAAGGGCATACATTTTGGAGCGATTTGAAAAACTACAGGGTTCTCTTATTGATGCTGGCACCAGCGGTTGCATTTTTCCTCCTGTTTGCCTATATCCCGATGGCAGGCATCATTATTGCCTTCAAGCATTATGATTACGCCGGAGGTATTTTTGGGAGTGCCTGGAACGGACTCGACAACTTCCGCTTTTTCTTTGAATCGGGAGATGCCTGGCGGGTCACACGAAATACAGCATTGTACAACATTGCGTTTATTATCGTGAACAACTCGTTGCAAATATTTGCAGCAATCATGTTGTTTGAGGTCGGCGGCAAATGGTTCCGGAAAATCACACAATCGGCGCTGTTTCTTCCTTACTTTATCTCATGGGTCGTTGTCGGGGCGATTGCCTATAACCTGCTCAACTATGATATCGGCACTGTGAATGCTCTGCTTAGAGGCTTAGGACTGGAGCCTGTCGATATTTACAATACACCTTCCTATTGGCCGTATATCCTGGTTCTCGTTTCCGCCTGGAAAGGTCTTGGATACGGAACGGTGATGTACCTGGCCGCGATTACGGGCATAGATACCGAGATGTACGAAGCGGCTGAAATCGATGGTGCCAATATTTTTCAGCGGATCATGAAAGTGACGATTCCCAATCTTTATCCGACGATTATTATTCTGGTGCTGCTGGCGGTCGGGAATATCTTCCGCGGTGACTTCGGGATGTTCTATAACATGATCGGCAACAACGGTTTGTTGTTCTCTTCGACAGATGTTATCGATACTTTCGTTTTCAGATCGCTGATTACTTCGAATGACATCGGCATGTCGGCTGCGGCTGGCGTTTTCCAATCCGTTCTTGGATTCGTGACGATCATGACTGTGAACTTTGCTGTCCGTAAATACGACAAAGACCGCGCCCTGTTCTAA
- a CDS encoding response regulator, whose protein sequence is MEINVLLVDDEVVDLEWLRRRVAGNEHLPLHNVRTAASGFAALKMMEQYPVDIILSDIRMPIMSGMEFARKAKEINPEIHIVFISGHQDFSYAKEAIQLSASGYLLKPVDDDELNHMLRGLCAKIEKERKQHISLSETLTLVNQELLLRWFNEATPGQVETHIQSFLVPYLQDASAVAIVEIDDMAWKIESWTEEKRSVWSSSANHFIRKFAHDQNLGMVITTYDYHFVILAAVQEQYFTALMEELIRAFYQEFSFSITIGRGMYTTKLDKLHKSYRQAQAALSIKWIVGKNRLIQDASEWHPKEKIAADVEVIVDRMLKAMLDYDLTTIDDCLLQLFAGDSPISQKNDIYDIIIRITSKLHADLRQMDEHLYEILNWDSHHPFVLFQFETVHDILSWLRRRFFELSELLYLKRQRQKRKLIDEITEYVKGRLEQKVTLNEVAAHFDFTPNYLGHLFKVETNSLFSDFLSELRMKRVCELLGDPTKKIYEIAEQAGYKNIIYFNRQFKQYMGMSPGEYRKRNKI, encoded by the coding sequence ATGGAGATTAACGTTCTGCTGGTGGATGACGAAGTGGTCGATTTGGAATGGCTCAGACGGCGTGTGGCGGGCAATGAGCATTTGCCTTTGCATAATGTTAGAACGGCCGCGAGCGGGTTTGCCGCTCTCAAAATGATGGAGCAGTATCCTGTTGACATCATTCTCTCCGATATCCGTATGCCCATCATGTCAGGAATGGAATTTGCGCGGAAAGCGAAGGAGATCAACCCCGAGATCCATATTGTTTTTATTAGCGGACATCAGGATTTCAGCTATGCCAAAGAAGCGATTCAATTGAGCGCATCCGGTTATTTGCTTAAGCCCGTCGATGACGACGAGCTAAACCATATGCTGAGGGGACTCTGCGCCAAGATTGAGAAAGAGCGGAAGCAGCATATTTCCTTGTCGGAGACACTGACGCTTGTGAATCAGGAACTGTTGCTGCGCTGGTTTAACGAGGCCACTCCGGGTCAGGTCGAGACGCATATTCAGAGTTTCCTAGTGCCCTATTTACAAGATGCGTCCGCGGTAGCCATCGTTGAGATCGACGACATGGCGTGGAAAATAGAGTCATGGACTGAAGAGAAGCGGAGTGTATGGAGCAGCAGCGCCAATCATTTCATCCGGAAGTTCGCTCACGATCAAAATTTAGGCATGGTCATCACCACCTATGACTATCACTTTGTGATCTTGGCTGCAGTTCAGGAACAATATTTCACCGCTTTGATGGAAGAGCTGATTCGGGCGTTCTATCAGGAATTTTCCTTTTCCATTACCATCGGCCGGGGGATGTACACAACCAAACTCGACAAGCTGCATAAGTCCTACCGGCAGGCTCAGGCCGCTTTAAGCATCAAATGGATTGTCGGCAAAAACAGGCTCATCCAAGACGCCTCCGAGTGGCACCCAAAGGAAAAGATCGCTGCGGATGTAGAGGTTATTGTTGACCGGATGCTTAAAGCTATGCTCGACTACGACCTTACAACCATTGACGATTGCTTGCTGCAGCTGTTTGCCGGAGACAGCCCGATCTCCCAGAAAAACGATATTTACGACATCATCATTCGGATTACCTCCAAGCTTCATGCCGATCTGCGGCAAATGGATGAGCATTTGTACGAGATTTTGAATTGGGATTCCCATCATCCTTTTGTGCTCTTTCAGTTCGAAACGGTGCATGATATCCTTTCGTGGCTGAGAAGAAGGTTCTTTGAACTGTCGGAGCTGCTGTATTTGAAACGGCAAAGACAAAAGCGGAAGCTAATTGATGAAATCACGGAATATGTGAAAGGAAGATTGGAGCAAAAAGTAACGCTGAACGAAGTTGCCGCTCATTTCGATTTTACGCCCAACTATCTGGGTCATCTGTTTAAAGTCGAAACCAACAGTCTATTCAGCGATTTCCTGAGTGAATTGCGAATGAAGCGGGTATGCGAGCTGCTCGGAGATCCGACGAAGAAAATATATGAAATTGCAGAACAGGCCGGATATAAAAATATTATTTATTTCAATAGGCAGTTCAAGCAGTACATGGGCATGTCCCCCGGCGAGTACCGGAAGAGAAACAAAATTTGA